The Parabacteroides timonensis sequence GCTTTGAGGATGCAATCGTTATTATCGCCTATTATATAAGGGATGATATGGCTTCCGCTGACTTCTCCGCCCTTGCCCTTCAGTGCTTCGGCTAGTATATAGCTGGTTTGTGCCAGTCTTTCGCGAAGCGGGGTGATCTTCTCTAGCCGTTCAAAGATAAACCGTGTCCAGGCAATCTGAAAAGGAGGTAAAGCCGTACTGAATATTAGCGGGCGCATCCGATTGATCAGATATTCCCGAATAGTGCGGTCGCATACGACGTAGGCCCCCATGGAAGCAAGAGCTTTGCCGAATGTGCCTACCAGTAGGTCTATCTCTCCGATGCAGCCTTGCTCTTCCGCTATTCCCAGTCCGTTTCGACCGCGTACACCGATGGCGTGTGCTTCATCGACATATAAGACAACATTCGGATAGCTTTTCTTTAGTTCGACCAGGCGGTGAAGGTCGGCAACATCGCCGTCCATGCTGAAGATGCTTTCTGTGACAACAAAGACTTGCTCGTATTCTCCGGCAGACTTCTTCAGGAGTGTTTCCAGCTGTTCATAGTCATTGTGCCGGTAGCGTTGGAAAGGCACACCGCTCAGTAAAATGCCATCGATAATGCTGGCATGCACCAGTTTGTCGGCAAGGATAAGGCTTTGCTTATCGGCTAGTGCAGGGAGTATTCCTGTGTTGGCATGGTAGCCGCTGTTGAAGATCAGGGCGGCTTCGCGGTTGAAACGTTCCGCCAGCAGTTGTTCCAGTTCCGTATAAGCGGTAAAGTTGCCGGTCAGCAGTCGGGAAGAAGAGGAGGAGAAAGGATATTTCTGTTCCTGCCATTCTTCCAGGAAAGCCTTCTGAAGGTCGGCACAGAAAGCCAGGCCCAGGTAGTCGTTGGACGACAGGTTAAGCATTACCTGCCCGTCTTTCTCTATCCGGTTGCCGTGATGCGTTACCGTCGGTAACTGGCGGTAGCTGCCGGTTGCCTTGAGTTGGTTTAATATAGAATTATAATCTTTCATTCTTCGATACATTTTAATACTCCGGAAGTCAATCGTGTAAGTTGTTCCGGCCGAATAATAAACGGGGGCATCAGGTAAACCAGCTTGCCGAAGGGACGA is a genomic window containing:
- a CDS encoding 8-amino-7-oxononanoate synthase codes for the protein MKDYNSILNQLKATGSYRQLPTVTHHGNRIEKDGQVMLNLSSNDYLGLAFCADLQKAFLEEWQEQKYPFSSSSSRLLTGNFTAYTELEQLLAERFNREAALIFNSGYHANTGILPALADKQSLILADKLVHASIIDGILLSGVPFQRYRHNDYEQLETLLKKSAGEYEQVFVVTESIFSMDGDVADLHRLVELKKSYPNVVLYVDEAHAIGVRGRNGLGIAEEQGCIGEIDLLVGTFGKALASMGAYVVCDRTIREYLINRMRPLIFSTALPPFQIAWTRFIFERLEKITPLRERLAQTSYILAEALKGKGGEVSGSHIIPYIIGDNNDCILKAEELQRKGFYCLPVRPPTVPKGTARIRFSLTADVTTDDLQPLIQAL